catcctcggcatcgccctGGGCGTCAAGTCGCCGGGGCCCTTCTCCAACATGACGgtccacgtcgacgatgtgGCGCTCGTGCACGTCGAGGCACTGAACCTCGCCATCCCGGGCAACACGAGCTACATCCTCTCGTCCAACAACCCACCCGGCACGCTCAACGGCTCAGATTACGCCGAGATCCCCAAGATTGTGGCCAAGCACTTCCCCGAGGCCGTTGCGTCGGGCCTCCTCCCCAACAACGGCAGCCTGCTCTCGGTGCCCGTCAAGGTCGATGCCAGCAAGACGGAGAAGACGTTTGGCTTCGTTCACACGTCGTTCGAGAAGCAGGTCAAAGACGTTGTTGGTCAGTACCTGGATCTCGTGCAGAAGAAATAGGCGCGCTTCACTGCAGTGGCCCTGCGGAGGAAATGGAACCCCAATTGTCTGGCCGTACAAGTCATCTATTGTAATTAAAAGCTGCTACCAACCAATCTTGTTAATACACATGGCCCTCTATCCTGAAATGACCAACTCCGTTTTCCCAGTCTCGTGTACTCGTGCACCTCTGGAGGAATGCTTGGCGTCACGGCTTGATCGAGCGTCTTTATGAACTGGCGGCATCCTTTTcgctgcgggcgctggcgctcatCGGCGCCTGGTTCGTTGTCGGCAACGTAGGGCCCGAGTGCTTCGACTTGTTGTTCTTGGCGAGCGTGTAGAGAAGGCCGctgacgaagccgaggaagatggcCGTGACGCCGCCAAAGGTGACCGGgtcggagaagaagatgagaccggccacggccacggggAGCTTGTTGAgcgcgccggccatggcgtacgtcgtcgacgaggtggcgcgGATGCACCAGGCCGTGCAGTAGGAAATAAAGATGGCAGCCAGGCCCGAGTAGATCATGCCAATCATGAGGCTCTGACGCGTCTCCACGGGGAAGTTCTTGATGAGATTGGCACTGGACCAGTCCTCAATGACGAGCGAgccgaccagcagcacgggGATCGTGAGCAGGTTGTTGTAGAACATGACTGTGCAGGGTTAGTCCTGTGCACGGGGAGACATTGACATGTGGGAACTCACCATCCCAGTTCTTGAAGTTGGTAAACTTGATGGCCTTTCGCATGCTCAGGACATACAGGGCAGAGCAGAAGACGTTGATGAGCATCCAGGCATAGCCGGCGTTGAGGGTCGAGACAGCAGGGGCACCGGCCTTGAGACCCGCCGAAGCGATCGACTTGGCGTTGCTAAAGTCGGCCCAAGCCGCCACCATGGAGCTGAAGACCATGAGGCAGAAGGAAACGAGGCTCAGGGCGCTGACGCTGCCACCGAACCACATGACCTCACCGTAGGCGGTGACAATAATGGCCAAGTTCTTGAAGATGGTGTAGACGGGGACTGAGAGGTACTGGAGGGCCTTATTGCCGGTGAAGATCATACCCACCAGGAGGAGTGAGATGGGGAACCCTAAAAGGTCAGCGACGAGATCCATGCCAAGATGAGAGCGTTATGAGGCGCATACATTTCTTGGCCCTCTGGGTGTCAAAGTCATCGAGCTCCCGGATCAGGCCCAGCTGTTTACCGGCCACGATAGTGACTGTGCTGACGATGGACTGTTCCGATCAGTAGGAGTGGGTGAGTAGGCTTGAGACGGCGCTCAACTCACCTGAATCGCGAGGTACAGCAAGTGAAGATTCCACGAGTTGCCCGACACGACGTACTTGTTGACAAGCGTCATGCTGATGGAGGACAGGCAGTAGGCGATGACGGAGacaccgccgctgccctcgacggATTTGAGCCACGAGGGTGCGGCGGGGCTCGAAcgccggggcggcgagagcgagaaACGGCCCTtatcggcggcgccgttgagGCCAGTGGCCGCGTCGGGCACGCGCACCACGAAGTCGTCGGTCTTCTTGTCCGCCATGGTGCCGACAgtgggggggagggacgaGAGGTGCACTTAACGAGCGACGAGTTGCATCCGCTGGGCGcgaggctggcgatgggcggcgcgcgactgACGCTGGGACTGGACAGGACGGGGAGCGCGAAGGTGAAAGTGAAGAAATACGGGAACACGTAAAAGGACCAGCTTTTGATGAGATGGATGGCGGACGGCGGATGGTGGTTGGCTGACGGGCCTGCGCCACACGAAGGGGACAGGCACCGCCACATTCAGGGGTGCGTGTAACTTGCGCGAGCGGGCAGATGGGGCGGGTGCAGCGGTACGTACCCGCCAAGCACGCATCCTTCCGGATGGGCGTTTCTCCCGCAATTCGCAACCCCATATTTTTCGTATCGCAATGAAAAAAATCAGAAAAATCTCAATTGGTGGGCCAATCAGCCCCAGTTGCTAATTCTGTCCGCGACAGTGCCTTGGTCTCGCAACTTACTGTGGGGTCTGCTTCCATGATCGCCGGGACCTCAGTTACGAATGCGTCAGGCGCTTCTCGTCCAAGGTGCGGGATGCTTGCGCACGCCGTGCATAGCCTGATGGCCGACCCTTTGGGTACCAAGTACGCTTGACTGAGTACCTTATCCCAACACCAAACAACGGTCTGCAGTGGCGTGGCGAGGACTGGGTGGCCACACCGTGCCGGGACCCGGAGGCGCTCCAGCGTGCCGTACCCAGCGGGCCCGGAAGTGACGCGGAACTACTCTGTAACCGGTCCGTGATGACATTCACGGATGCTTCTGCGGGCAGTGGGACTATCATCgcgcatgcagcagcagctcggaCCACGCTGCGCTCGCCGGGCCGACCCGGGGGCTCGGGTGCTACGCGCCAAGGCTTTGCATGAATTTACCATCCTGAAACTCAAATTACATTGCGGACTGGCTGGAGACGCTCAACACCGGAGCGTCCTTGGTCGGGAGgaggctctgctgctgttcgGCGGGATCCTTCTCCGGCGTCTGGTCCTCGCTCGGGAGGCCGGGgctgtcctcggcgacgacctccTTTGTGACTACGACCTGCCGCGGGCCGATCCTCTTCACCCATTCCTTCGTGTTCAGGCCATATGCCTCCTCGGGCCACAGCTTCTGCGATATCAGTCTGCCAGGCGACGTGGCGTCAATGAGCCGCCTCAGCCTGGTCAGCCCTGTCCTGCCCGTAACCAGCAACACCGACATGGCTACGATGATTGCGAGAgccacggcgagcacgacgaaTGCCGGCACCGCGAACGGGATGCGGTACCTGACCTGCTTTCGGAACGCCGTTACAGGCACCATGTCATGCTGGTCGCTGTTCGTCGCGCGCTTGGCTagaccggcggcgacagaCGTCAGCCCCCAGCCCTTGgtcccgacgacggcattgGCAGCGATATCAGTCCAGACAAGGTTGATAATCTGGGACGCTTCGTCGGCGCTCTTGGACAGCTGCTGCCATTTGGCGAAGAGAGCCAGACCCGTCTGCCCCGAGTAATCGCCGTAGGCGTTGCCACCGGGCCTCGCGATGCTAAAGGCGTTCTGCAGTGCCTGAGCATAAAAGGTGGCGCCGGGCAGGTTCTGACCACCGCGGGTGCTGTCTCGCAAGCGGCCTGTGAGCAACATGGTAAGGTCGTCTACGAGCCCCGGAAGGCGCAACTTCTCCTGCGCAATGGTGGTGATGTTTTGCTTGATCGAGTCCTCGATGGTCGCGTTGGCCCTGCCGAGGACTCCCCAGAGCGGCTGGGCGTTGCCGATGGTGAAGTTGTGCATGTCTTCGACCCCCCACAGCGGCAGATCAGAGG
This region of Purpureocillium takamizusanense chromosome 9, complete sequence genomic DNA includes:
- the VRG4 gene encoding GDP-mannose transporter into the lumen of the Golgi (EggNog:ENOG503NWKQ~TransMembrane:10 (i53-73o79-99i120-138o144-164i171-190o217-238i250-267o287-309i316-336o342-361i)~COG:G~COG:O~COG:U), whose translation is MADKKTDDFVVRVPDAATGLNGAADKGRFSLSPPRRSSPAAPSWLKSVEGSGGVSVIAYCLSSISMTLVNKYVVSGNSWNLHLLYLAIQSIVSTVTIVAGKQLGLIRELDDFDTQRAKKWFPISLLLVGMIFTGNKALQYLSVPVYTIFKNLAIIVTAYGEVMWFGGSVSALSLVSFCLMVFSSMVAAWADFSNAKSIASAGLKAGAPAVSTLNAGYAWMLINVFCSALYVLSMRKAIKFTNFKNWDVMFYNNLLTIPVLLVGSLVIEDWSSANLIKNFPVETRQSLMIGMIYSGLAAIFISYCTAWCIRATSSTTYAMAGALNKLPVAVAGLIFFSDPVTFGGVTAIFLGFVSGLLYTLAKNNKSKHSGPTLPTTNQAPMSASARSEKDAASS